A genomic stretch from Desulfotignum balticum DSM 7044 includes:
- the pglZ gene encoding BREX-4 system phosphatase PglZ, translating into MKLNEYCEYIRNPLAEAKARVVIVTPGESWTALRRFYQERGFEVRISDLVMESAWLPMPEEIFGRVNNSMTEKKTSGKDVVLIGMPGYLALLTDENKRAAIYALRGWVDSIHGREAVCLFRGGDDTELILKDVFINPRYRQGRQLIKIRDENFIFTEAERIDGSPEVMLVGEDLVSFIPEACDTFQKYLRFMEEHPNDESVRRIVVASEGHQLPGLSADVRQVVCLRDFACVFYDIDDGELSEDAILRVCEKGKEGYGKTILEIFKKLFFPEGEITKNVLRIFDKCKDTEREMVFWLLKRVAPKESYLERIVKHEGIGVDNFRSGYVIGAAQWLENVEGQAEERRYAILEADVKMSAATIRQFITSCLDESTSRVAPWLNCGTDAERAELLRRCREDGIVANIVKDVYPEVEAYLNRDFVFEDQTLEEYFREYRELKMAGRVTAEFYEKALHAVLPTSVQSRNKLLQNYASDDGCALLVVDAMGAEWLPMLTVLARQRNIGIDSISVSQACLPTTTFFNKIHWPDVARRLPDIKRFDNIVHNGVEAHETRPAEENLVAALKVIDDEVLPRVAEGLTLFERVLVTADHGSSRLSVLAWQSKLARTLSFEDSMEIADWRYRKSVEQEGCPPELEETLEGEHWVVRGYNRLPKKGGGQGFELHGGATLEERLVPVVIFSKAGDFVPRAKVAEKRAQIVEKDDFDL; encoded by the coding sequence ATGAAACTAAACGAGTATTGTGAATATATCAGGAATCCTCTTGCGGAAGCAAAGGCTAGGGTAGTAATCGTTACCCCAGGAGAAAGCTGGACTGCGTTACGCCGATTCTACCAAGAACGCGGCTTTGAGGTGCGGATAAGTGACCTTGTGATGGAAAGTGCTTGGCTTCCCATGCCTGAAGAAATTTTTGGTCGAGTAAATAATTCAATGACAGAAAAAAAAACAAGTGGCAAAGATGTAGTATTAATTGGAATGCCAGGCTATCTTGCTTTATTGACAGACGAAAATAAACGGGCTGCCATTTATGCTTTACGGGGTTGGGTAGACAGTATACATGGGCGGGAAGCGGTCTGCCTATTCAGGGGCGGTGATGATACTGAGCTAATACTCAAGGATGTTTTCATCAATCCGCGTTATAGGCAAGGGAGGCAGTTGATTAAAATTCGTGACGAAAATTTTATTTTCACAGAAGCGGAAAGAATTGATGGAAGTCCGGAAGTGATGCTGGTTGGGGAAGATTTAGTGTCATTCATTCCGGAAGCATGTGACACGTTTCAGAAGTATTTGAGATTTATGGAAGAGCACCCTAACGACGAGTCTGTTCGGCGGATTGTTGTGGCTTCGGAAGGGCATCAGTTACCAGGGCTTAGCGCTGATGTTCGACAGGTAGTTTGTCTTAGGGATTTTGCTTGTGTGTTTTACGACATAGACGATGGGGAATTATCAGAAGATGCCATACTTCGGGTATGTGAGAAAGGCAAAGAGGGTTATGGAAAAACAATATTAGAAATTTTCAAGAAGCTGTTTTTTCCGGAAGGTGAGATCACAAAAAATGTCTTGCGTATTTTTGACAAGTGCAAGGATACGGAACGAGAGATGGTATTTTGGCTGCTTAAACGTGTAGCACCTAAGGAAAGCTACCTCGAGCGTATTGTAAAACATGAAGGAATTGGAGTAGATAATTTTCGTTCTGGATACGTAATTGGAGCGGCTCAATGGTTGGAAAATGTGGAAGGGCAGGCTGAAGAGCGCAGGTATGCCATACTGGAAGCGGATGTTAAAATGTCGGCAGCGACCATTCGACAGTTTATCACCAGTTGCTTAGATGAATCCACTTCTCGAGTTGCCCCATGGTTAAATTGTGGGACGGATGCCGAACGTGCTGAATTACTCAGGCGTTGCCGTGAGGATGGCATTGTGGCAAATATTGTAAAAGATGTGTATCCAGAAGTTGAAGCATATCTAAATAGGGATTTCGTTTTCGAAGATCAAACACTGGAAGAATATTTTAGAGAGTACCGTGAATTAAAGATGGCTGGGCGGGTGACTGCAGAATTCTACGAAAAGGCCCTGCATGCGGTTTTGCCAACTTCAGTCCAGTCGAGGAATAAGCTGCTGCAAAATTATGCATCAGACGACGGATGCGCATTGTTGGTGGTAGACGCAATGGGTGCGGAGTGGCTGCCAATGTTGACAGTTCTTGCGCGGCAGCGGAATATAGGTATAGACTCGATTTCGGTGAGCCAGGCATGTTTGCCAACAACAACGTTTTTTAACAAAATTCATTGGCCAGATGTTGCCAGGCGGTTACCGGATATTAAGCGATTTGACAACATAGTCCACAATGGCGTGGAAGCCCACGAGACAAGACCTGCGGAGGAGAATCTGGTGGCAGCCTTGAAGGTGATCGACGACGAGGTGTTGCCGCGTGTGGCTGAGGGGCTGACACTGTTTGAGCGTGTGCTTGTGACAGCAGACCACGGGAGTTCCAGGCTATCGGTGTTGGCATGGCAGTCAAAACTGGCGCGGACGCTTTCTTTTGAGGATAGCATGGAAATTGCCGATTGGCGTTATCGAAAGTCAGTTGAGCAAGAGGGATGTCCGCCAGAACTGGAGGAAACGTTGGAAGGCGAACACTGGGTGGTGCGCGGGTATAACAGATTGCCTAAGAAGGGCGGTGGACAAGGTTTTGAGCTGCATGGCGGCGCGACGTTGGAAGAGCGGCTGGTGCCGGTTGTTATCTTTTCAAAAGCCGGAGATTTTGTACCCAGGGCAAAGGTTGCTGAAAAACGTGCACAGATTGTTGAGAAAGATGATTTTGATCTGTAG